From the Huiozyma naganishii CBS 8797 chromosome 2, complete genome genome, one window contains:
- the SRB2 gene encoding Srb2p (similar to Saccharomyces cerevisiae SRB2 (YHR041C); ancestral locus Anc_5.299), with protein sequence MVLNSVIFADKATPATLTEFQDRLLNNYLLQQGDPWSLDFKTYRSQVTNIDAVDPSISKLLYSITFSRRDTVLIKNGTAVLSRHGDGDGDRDGADGDTEAWFPGPVDSLLDGKLSNIWTQRQSIKGDLGQTFHSRTVGTGGPQSGDRLTVRCCNLFSQTGFKGLAIELSGAVLARHTDDIVALLAEVQVTHXXXXXDCLQTPAGVDKTRRANHVLCNLAFQYVSALE encoded by the coding sequence ATGGTGCTGAACAGTGTGATATTCGCGGATAAAGCGACGCCAGCGACGCTGACGGAGTTCCAAGACCGGCTGCTGAACAACTACTTGCTGCAGCAGGGGGACCCCTGGTCGCTGGACTTCAAGACGTACCGGTCGCAGGTGACGAACATCGACGCCGTGGACCCGTCGATCTCGAAACTGCTGTACAGCATCACTTTCTCCCGCAGGGACACCGTTCTCATCAAGAACGGCACCGCTGTGCTGTCGAGGCATGGTGATGGGGATGGCGACAGGGACGGTGCGGACGGGGACACGGAGGCGTGGTTCCCCGGTCCCGTGGACTCGCTGCTGGACGGCAAGCTGTCGAACATCTGGACGCAACGGCAGTCCATCAAGGGCGACCTCGGCCAGACTTTCCACAGCAGGACCGTCGGGACCGGTGGTCCGCAGTCCGGGGACCGCCTGACCGTCCGCTGCTGCAACCTGTTCTCACAGACCGGCTTCAAGGGACTCGCAATCGAGTTGAGCGGTGCGGTCCTCGCCAGACACACAGACGATATCGTCGCGCTGCTGGCGGAGGTGCAGGTAACGCACCNNNNNNNNNNNNNNGATTGTCTACAGACACCCGCAGGGGTGGACAAGACCCGCAGGGCGAACCATGTCTTGTGCAACCTCGCATTCCAGTACGTCTCAGCCCTGGAGTGA
- the NCP1 gene encoding NADPH--hemoprotein reductase (similar to Saccharomyces cerevisiae NCP1 (YHR042W); ancestral locus Anc_5.292) — protein sequence MDSLDYAILGVFGLLLVVFYSRTLLWSILRSFSSDDTFKVSNSSGSRDVRAVMQENGKNFLVVYGSQTGTAEDYAKKFAKELVGKFPQLNVLVADLEDYDWDEQIALLGRSTPLALFMATYGEGDFPDPALPFERFLQDQDGETLKGLYFTLFGLGNSTYEFFNAAARNTQKMLTKAGAQQVGKFGMADDGAATTDEDYLSWKELIMEDLKDFLQLNEQDVVFRPAFDCQWRDSVSDDVYLGELSANYLPTQELPYNEANSLQTGPFSHNYPYLAPITTTFELFAKGNDRNCIHSEFDISGSNLKYSTGDHLGVFASNPTEKVDQFLRVLSLDANRVCELRPLDATTKVPFPSPTTIEAAVRYYLEITGPVSRQFFSMLVQYAPTETTKQKLLDLSKDKDLFASEITSKYFNIADALSYLSHGEPWTTVPWSFLIENIPRLQPRYYSISSSALSEKQTIHITAIVENMTIPDTKEHVVGVTTNMLRNIQLSMNKLPTEDIPVHYDLDGPRSLYGGHKLPIFVRKSPFKLPTNSGTPIIMVGPGTGAAPFRGFIRERVALAQREDSNVTMGPMMFFYGSRNESDYLYRDEWTQYATVLGESFQMFVAHSRLPGEPKVYVQDKLKEQESRVLDLLKAGAFIYVCGDAKAMAKDVSATFVGILSRGMSISTDEAAEMVKMYKNVGKYQEDVW from the coding sequence ATGGACTCTCTCGATTACGCGATCCTCGGTGTGTTTGGCCTGCTGCTTGTAGTGTTCTACAGCAGAACGCTGCTGTGGTCGATCCTGCGGTCGTTCTCCTCGGACGATACATTCAAAGTGAGCAACAGTTCTGGGTCCAGGGACGTGCGGGCCGTGATGCAAGAGAACGGGAAGAACTTTCTCGTAGTGTACGGGTCGCAAACGGGCACCGCGGAGGACTACGCGAAGAAATTCGCCAAAGAGCTTGTCGGGAAGTTCCCACAGTTGAATGTTCTCGTTGCAGACCTCGAGGACTACGACTGGGACGAGCAGATCGCATTGCTCGGAAGAAGCACCCCGCTTGCGCTGTTCATGGCCACGTACGGCGAGGGAGACTTCCCGGACCCAGCGCTCCCCTTCGAACGGTTCTTGCAGGACCAGGACGGGGAGACGCTCAAGGGGTTGTACTTCACGCTGTTTGGGTTGGGGAACTCGACTTAtgagttcttcaacgcCGCGGCTCGCAACACGCAAAAGATGTTGACCAAGGCGGGGGCCCAACAGGTAGGGAAGTTTGGTATGGCCGATGACGGTGCTGCCACTACTGACGAGGACTACTTGTCCTGGAAGGAACTTATCATGGAGGACTTGAAGGACTTCTTGCAACTCAATGAACAAGATGTCGTGTTCCGCCCAGCGTTCGACTGTCAGTGGAGGGATTCTGTCTCCGATGACGTGTACTTGGGGGAACTGTCCGCAAACTATCTGCCCACACAAGAATTACCGTACAACGAGGCAAACTCCCTGCAGACGGGACCTTTCTCCCACAACTACCCTTACCTTGCTCCGATTACCACCACTTTCGAGTTGTTCGCCAAGGGGAATGACAGAAACTGTATCCACTCCGAGTTCGACATTTCAGGTTCCAACTTGAAGTACTCCACGGGGGATCATCTGGGTGTGTTTGCTTCCAATCCAACGGAGAAAGTGGACCAGTTTTTGAGAGTGCTCAGTCTGGACGCAAACCGGGTCTGTGAACTGCGCCCACTCGACGCAACGACAAAAGTACCCTTCCCATCTCCAACTACGATTGAAGCCGCTGTCCGTTACTACCTAGAGATCACTGGGCCCGTCTCGAGACAGTTCTTTTCGATGCTGGTGCAGTACGCTCCAACAGAGACTACgaagcagaaactgctggaCCTGTCAAAGGATAAAGACTTGTTCGCTTCGGAGATCACATCAAAGTACTTCAATATTGCAGACGCACTATCGTATCTATCTCACGGTGAACCCTGGACCACGGTCCCCTGGTCATTCCTTATCGAAAATATCCCCCGGTTGCAGCCCCGCTACTACTCGATTTCGTCCTCAGCTCTGTCAGAGAAACAAACCATTCACATAACGGCCATTGTGGAAAACATGACCATCCCTGATACAAAGGAGCATGTGGTAGGTGTGACGACAAACATGCTACGGAATATCCAACTGTCCATGAACAAACTGCCAACGGAAGATATCCCAGTGCACTACGACCTCGATGGCCCACGGTCACTGTACGGAGGGCACAAACTGCCCATATTCGTGCGGAAATCCCCCTTCAAACTCCCCACGAACTCCGGGACTCCAATCATCATGGTCGGTCCTGGTACTGGCGCAGCGCCCTTCCGCGGGTTCATCAGAGAGCGGGTCGCGTTGGCACAGAGGGAAGATTCGAACGTCACTATGGGGCCCATGATGTTTTTCTACGGGTCGCGCAATGAGAGCGATTACTTGTACCGCGATGAATGGACCCAGTACGCGACTGTCCTTGGAGAATCCTTCCAAATGTTCGTCGCTCATTCGAGACTGCCAGGAGAACCTAAGGTGTACGTGCAGGACAAGCTCAAGGAGCAAGAGTCCAGAGTTTTGGATCTGCTGAAGGCCGGTGCGTTCATCTACGTGTGTGGTGACGCGAAGGCCATGGCCAAGGACGTCAGCGCGACTTTTGTCGGAATCTTGTCCAGAGGGATGTCCATCTCGACGGATGAGGCCGCTGAGATGGTCAAGATGTACAAAAATGTCGGAAAGTACCAAGAGGATGTGTGGTGA
- the DOG2 gene encoding 2-deoxyglucose-6-phosphatase (similar to Saccharomyces cerevisiae DOG1 (YHR044C); ancestral locus Anc_5.290) codes for MASSLTVDLCLFDMDGTIVSTTVAAESVWRDLCKDHGVDPEELFEHSHGSRSSEILARFFPQLDNTDNKLTFQLEQQMGANYLDTVSLIPGAKDLLLSLDRNPTTGEKLRGRKWAVVTSATSYLAFRWFKTILKDVGKPDVFVTGMDVTRGKPDPEGYAKARDELSAVWHCDSPQCVVFEDAPVGIKAGKAMGAYTIGITSTYDKAALFDAGADFVVPDLTQVTVTGNSNEGKITIAIGNALSKN; via the coding sequence ATGGCATCGTCGTTGACTGTGGATTTATGTCTGTTTGACATGGACGGCACCATCGTGAGTACGACGGTGGCTGCCGAGAGCGTGTGGAGGGATCTATGCAAGGATCATGGCGTTGATCCGGAGGAACTGTTCGAACACTCACACGGGTCACGCTCCTCTGAAATACTGGCGAGGTTCTTCCCTCAATTGGACAACACGGACAACAAATTGACCTTCCAATTGGAGCAACAAATGGGTGCCAACTACCTGGACACGGTCAGCCTGATCCCCGGCGCAAAGGATCTGCTACTCAGTTTGGATAGGAACCCTACAACGGGGGAGAAACTGAGGGGCAGGAAGTGGGCAGTGGTCACATCTGCGACATCTTACCTTGCATTCAGATGGTTCAAAACTATCCTGAAAGATGTGGGCAAACCAGATGTGTTCGTGACGGGCATGGACGTGACGAGGGGCAAGCCGGACCCTGAGGGTTACGCAAAGGCCCGGGACGAGCTCTCTGCAGTATGGCATTGTGATTCCCCACAGTGTGTTGTCTTTGAGGACGCCCCCGTGGGGATTAAAGCCGGTAAAGCGATGGGTGCATACACCATCGGGATAACCAGCACTTACGATAAGGCTGCTCTATTCGATGCGGGGGCCGATTTTGTCGTCCCGGATTTAACTCAAGTCACAGTCACCGGGAACTCGAACGAGGGCAAAATCACCATTGCTATTGGTAACGCTCTCTCGAAGAACTGA
- the RRP45 gene encoding exosome non-catalytic core subunit RRP45 (similar to Saccharomyces cerevisiae RRP45 (YDR280W); ancestral locus Anc_5.289), with protein sequence MAKDIVISNSEREFILESLRAKQRLDGRNFDEFRDVSIVFGNEYGDVLVSLGGTKVHCRISCEVTLPYEDRPFEGLFLISTEFTPMAGGQFENGNSTGEDEVLIARIIEKAVRRSGALDVEGLCIVAGSKCWAIRADVHFLDCDGGFIDASCIAVMAALMHFKKPDITVQGHSVVVHPVEEREPVPLGILHVPICVTFSFFNPQDSETNFKGQDNLEIVVTDATLKEELLREGVLTVTLNKNREVVQVSKAGGLPMDALTLMDCCHKAYEITDKVTSQIIAAIKQDYAQRDRYAAVLSSENARDATA encoded by the coding sequence ATGGCGAAGGATATTGTGATTTCGAATTCCGAGAGGGAGTTTATATTGGAGTCCCTGCGGGCGAAACAGAGGCTCGACGGGAGGAATTTCGACGAGTTCCGGGACGTGAGCATTGTGTTTGGGAACGAGTACGGGGACGTGCTTGTGTCGCTTGGCGGGACGAAAGTGCACTGTCGGATTTCTTGCGAGGTGACGCTGCCCTACGAGGACAGGCCCTTTGAAGGGTTGTTCCTCATCTCTACGGAGTTCACGCCGATGGCCGGCGGGCAGTTCGAGAACGGGAACAGTACTGGGGAGGACGAGGTGCTGATTGCGCGGATTATTGAGAAGGCCGTGCGACGGTCCGGAGCGCTGGACGTCGAAGGTCTGTGTATCGTTGCTGGGAGCAAGTGTTGGGCGATCCGTGCCGATGTGCATTTCTTGGACTGCGACGGTGGGTTCATCGATGCGTCGTGCATTGCAGTGATGGCTGCACTGATGCACTTCAAGAAACCGGATATCACGGTGCAGGGACACAGTGTCGTCGTACACCCTGTAGAGGAGAGAGAACCAGTCCCATTGGGGATCCTGCACGTCCCGATCTGCGTCACgttctcgttcttcaacccGCAGGACTCAGAGACGAACTTCAAGGGCCAGGATAACTTAGAGATCGTCGTGACGGACGCAACGCTCAAGGAGGAACTGCTCAGGGAGGGGGTGCTCACCGTCACActcaacaagaacagagAGGTCGTGCAGGTGTCCAAAGCAGGAGGGCTGCCCATGGACGCACTAACGCTCATGGACTGCTGCCACAAGGCGTACGAGATCACAGATAAAGTGACCAGTCAGATCATCGCGGCCATCAAACAGGACTACGCGCAGAGAGACCGCTACGCAGCGGTGCTCAGTTCTGAGAACGCACGCGATGCCACCGCATGA
- the DDE1 gene encoding Dde1p (similar to Saccharomyces cerevisiae YHR045W; ancestral locus Anc_5.287), whose amino-acid sequence MLDIYSVLKKVVVSGVLLVLANWLFSLNVVLDGVRDLNKVALREQANAGPVRKANETAHYRNFLVPLGFPLTTGLGLSLSYKIRNGNFGDVWCAILEMARDSRVSISFADGGSYTMEQVNGMVKQVMQNGDIFSEEGKSVGINVSPMTLQGFVITVACILKTLEQKAEDSSAVAHVLASIPRKRVQGIDVLVISSWKEYQFLQESKSWYRKIVVCHSDPADGAVDANVCTWNQLINGFQNDPEYKYEPPLDNSDDLKPFVKLTTVQGNTTAFNQLNLVSSVSAFIKSFPADHEISARDTFAAINDSNDLAFNLQMWPKLLAVLLHGGSANLRDNTSSEYASVLTENTFLFAKSETVARMFDKSVDKQGKSMWGKLKLAWVVNLLSEGIFSRSAEIGKPTIRCIFIANILQREDRICAYDNLQIPKYSRGQLNRTFSSLELNNIRASWGARAVVELYCPGLVLGPISQLNYYDYRILLQVVESKVACLGPVSTSLEGKMIMTEAAPELDIVKRQGMLCIRGFTIGKPVGNESLSQAANASEELANGEGWMPMIGVFGLWGQDGCLYLFK is encoded by the coding sequence ATGTTGGATATTTATAgtgtgttgaagaaagtggtaGTCAGTGGTGTGCTGCTCGTGCTGGCCAATTGGCTTTTCTCGCTCAATGTGGTGCTCGACGGTGTGCGGGACTTGAATAAAGTAGCGCTCAGGGAGCAAGCGAATGCGGGGCCCGTGAGGAAAGCCAACGAAACAGCTCACTACAGGAACTTCCTCGTGCCATTGGGGTTCCCGCTCACTACGGGCCTTGGGCTGTCCCTCAGTTACAAAATCAGGAACGGGAATTTCGGCGACGTGTGGTGTGCCATCCTAGAGATGGCGAGGGACTCCCGTGTGTCTATCTCATTTGCAGATGGGGGCAGCTACACAATGGAGCAAGTCAACGGGATGGTGAAACAGGTGATGCAGAATGGGGACATTTTCTCTGAAGAGGGCAAAAGTGTAGGGATCAACGTCTCGCCGATGACATTGCAAGGGTTTGTCATCACGGTCGCGTGTATATTGAAAACTCTGGAACAGAAAGCAGAGGACTCTTCCGCGGTCGCTCATGTACTCGCGTCGATTCCAAGAAAGAGAGTACAGGGGATCGACGTCTTGGTCATCAGCTCTTGGAAGGAGTACCAGTTTTTGCAAGAGAGTAAGTCATGGTACAGAAAGATAGTCGTGTGTCACTCAGACCCTGCCGATGGTGCTGTGGATGCCAACGTCTGCACTTGGAACCAACTGATTAATGGTTTCCAAAACGACCCGGAGTACAAGTACGAACCTCCATTGGATAACTCAGACGATCTGAAACCGTTCGTGAAATTGACAACGGTCCAGGGGAACACTACCGCGTTCAACCAGCTAAACCTCGTCAGCAGTGTGTCCGCATTCATCAAAAGTTTCCCAGCGGATCACGAAATCTCAGCGCGGGACACATTCGCCGCAATCAACGACTCGAATGACCTCGCATTCAACTTACAAATGTGGCCTAAATTACTAGCTGTGTTGTTGCACGGTGGGTCTGCCAACTTAAGGGACAACACTTCAAGCGAATATGCCAGCGTGCTTACAGAGAACACTTTCCTGTTTGCTAAGTCCGAGACTGTTGCCCGAATGTTTGATAAATCGGTCGACAAGCAGGGGAAGAGCATGTGGGGGAAACTCAAGCTAGCTTGGGTGGTCAATCTGCTCAGTGAGGGCATCTTTTCAAGATCGGCAGAGATCGGGAAACCAACCATACGATGCATCTTCATCGCTAACATTTTACAAAGAGAGGACAGGATCTGCGCATACGATAACTTGCAAATACCAAAATATTCCCGGGGGCAGTTAAACCGCACGTTCTCAAGCTTGGAACTGAACAACATAAGAGCGTCGTGGGGGGCAAGAGCAGTAGTAGAATTGTACTGTCCTGGCCTGGTCCTGGGACCCATCTCTCAACTCAATTACTACGATTATAGAATTTTGCTCCAGGTTGTTGAATCCAAAGTGGCCTGCTTGGGGCCCGTATCCACCTCGCTGGAGGGAAAAATGATAATGACTGAAGCAGCTCCAGAATTGGATATCGTGAAAAGACAAGGTATGCTGTGCATTAGAGGGTTTACGATCGGCAAACCAGTGGGGAACGAGTCCCTGAGCCAGGCGGCCAACGCAAGCGAAGAGTTGGCTAATGGTGAAGGGTGGATGCCCATGATTGGTGTATTCGGTCTGTGGGGACAAGACGGCTGTTTGTACCTGTTCAAATGA